TTATTTTCCCATTGATAATCAAAAACTTAGGGAAGGATATCTAAGTCTGATTAATGAGATCAATAAAAAAGACAAAAAATACCAGCTCCACACAGCAAACGCCCTCTGGGTCGAAAAAAAATATAATCTACTTGATAATTATCTAAAAAATATAGAAAAATATTATCAAGGCAAGGCAACAAATGTTGGTTTTTGGGATCCATCAGAAAGGGATCAAACAAGACTCAAAATAAACAAGTGGATAGAAGAACAAACAAATAATAAGATCAGAGAATTACTAAAGCCAGAGTCGATATCGCAAGATACAAAACTGATTCTTACCAACGCCATATATTTCAAAGGTAAATGGAAAAAAGCGTTTAACAAATCACTGACTAAGGATGAAGATTTTAAGATTTGCGAGAGTAAAAAAATCAAAGTACCGATGATGAGTTTAAATAAACAGATAATCAATGAACTGTCAGACTATCCTGAATTTAGATACACTGAGACAGAAGACCTACAGGTTCTTGAACTCCCCTATGAAGGTGATGATGTTTCGATGCTCATCCTCCTTCCCAAAGGGAACATAAAAGATGCTGAAAAAACTTTTAATTATGACAGATTAAAAGAGCTTAAAAAAACATTATCGCTCCGCCCAGTCGAGGTCTATTTACCAAAATTTAAGTTCGAAAAAGAATACCAACTCAAATCTACGCTT
The Calditerrivibrio sp. DNA segment above includes these coding regions:
- a CDS encoding serpin family protein, producing the protein MNKIGKMVIIVSILLLTSINMLWAEISNVVEANNRFSFDIYSLLSKEKSTENIFLSPLSISTAIAMTYEGARGGTAKEIQKVFYFPIDNQKLREGYLSLINEINKKDKKYQLHTANALWVEKKYNLLDNYLKNIEKYYQGKATNVGFWDPSERDQTRLKINKWIEEQTNNKIRELLKPESISQDTKLILTNAIYFKGKWKKAFNKSLTKDEDFKICESKKIKVPMMSLNKQIINELSDYPEFRYTETEDLQVLELPYEGDDVSMLILLPKGNIKDAEKTFNYDRLKELKKTLSLRPVEVYLPKFKFEKEYQLKSTLMGMGMPAAFSDLSADFSGMDGSTKLKIGNVIHKTFIEVDEEGTEAAGATAVLMIKKTSVKETKKPIIFRADRPFIIIIQHNKTGAIMFIGRVFDPSR